In one Chryseobacterium camelliae genomic region, the following are encoded:
- a CDS encoding DUF1579 domain-containing protein: MKNLFFAACAAFLFVTCDKVKMDVKTDKTEEWKPVDSATANKAWMDYATPGEMHKMLAKSDGVWTGANTTWMENGAKPITSTSEATNKMIFGGRYQVSEHKGNFMGMPFEGMSIVGYDNVKKKFVSTWIDNMGTGIMSAEGDWNASTKSIEFKGKMTDPARPGKDCDIREVFTFVDDNTQKLEMYGPDGKTGKEYKTMEIQFTRKK, from the coding sequence ATGAAAAATTTATTCTTTGCAGCTTGTGCTGCTTTTCTGTTTGTAACTTGTGATAAAGTGAAAATGGATGTAAAAACTGATAAAACCGAAGAGTGGAAACCTGTAGATTCAGCGACGGCAAACAAAGCCTGGATGGATTATGCTACACCGGGAGAAATGCACAAAATGCTTGCAAAATCTGATGGAGTTTGGACCGGAGCAAATACAACATGGATGGAAAACGGAGCAAAACCCATCACAAGCACTTCTGAAGCAACTAATAAAATGATATTTGGTGGCCGTTATCAGGTAAGTGAGCACAAAGGAAATTTCATGGGAATGCCTTTTGAAGGAATGAGTATCGTAGGATATGACAATGTGAAGAAAAAATTTGTCAGCACCTGGATTGATAATATGGGAACTGGAATAATGTCCGCGGAAGGAGATTGGAATGCCTCAACAAAATCTATTGAATTTAAAGGAAAAATGACCGATCCGGCAAGACCTGGCAAAGATTGTGATATAAGAGAAGTCTTTACTTTCGTTGATGATAATACCCAAAAACTGGAAATGTACGGACCTGACGGAAAAACCGGAAAGGAATATAAAACAATGGAAATACAATTTACCCGTAAGAAATAA